ATTGCCTGTATTCAGAAATATCTCCAACATCTTTAGgactattttttattattctcaaaataacaaaaaacatgcTAAATGTATATTTGGCACACGAAGCCCTCAATTATATCCTGCgtctgtttaatttaatttaattttgattaaAAGTACAGTAAGTAGaaatgggggtgggggggagagtCGTTTAAAATACGCCATTTCCGGTAGAGGGGGCGTGTCTTAACTTGTCAACtaacagaagaacaacaacagaacagaacGCGGAGGAGGTTCCTGCGAAGGTGAGTGTTTGAAAACAAGCTGTCGGTGACTAATCACAACATGTGGTGAGTTCTGCGTGTGTCGGTGAAAACCAGTCGGGTTCTAACATCGTCAGAAATCGTCGTTGCCTTCACGATCTGCAGCGACAAACCGACAACTCGCTACAATGTTGCACTTTTACACGTTTGACACTTCGGTCTTTCATCTCTTTGATGTGAATAAATGCACGTGCTCTTTGTCCTTGTTGTTTGTTACGGTATTTTTGGCTCACGAGCGACCTCACGCATCCACGCATCCAGGCCTCGGACACAAACAACCCCCCCGGAAACCTGCTGCCAGCAGTGTTCCACCGAAACCTCCTTGAAAGATCTCTGAATTTAAAGTTTCCTCGCTGTTCATCGCATGTAACGAAGGGCCACAGTGATCATGTTTATCCCCCACGAGTCCCCGTGGGTCACAATTAAAATCGGCATCAAAGAAGTAGTAAATAAAACGTATTGTTTCCCAGAAATCCGCAGCTCTTTGgaggtgttttcttttcttgccaCTAGACCACAGAGGGCAGTAGCGAGCAGCTGTTCTGCCAATGTGAGGAATTGAGGAAAGGTTTTAAGATGCgacttttgaaatgtaaaaacatatatttaaatgtgttattttgctTGTATTCTAGTATCTGATGTATCCTTATTTGTGAAGGACTTTGTAACAGTTGTTTTGGAAGGTGCTATAAAATCTAGTTattattttcaggtttttcttggaaaggtcaaaggttatcAGTGGTCACACGGTAACATTATAACTCAGGTTAAATGGATAGTTTTCATTACTCTAGTCTGACATGTTCACTTAtttttaattgtcattttactgcttttaagTGTTCAAGTTTctgtttacttttcttgctttgttgtcAAAGTACTTTGTAacctctgtttttaaaaagtgctgaataaataaagtttactaATATTAATTTGTTAATCAGAGCTTTTAAAAAAGATGAAGTCCGACTGATCCTCGGCCGTCAGTGGTTTTCTTGTTCTTGTTAGGAACCCggaagtttaaagaaaaaataaatgtgaagaatTGAacttttttgaaatgtaaaaacattttggatttaAAACGTGTTATTTTGCTTGTATTCTAGTTTTTGATCTTTCACTTTGTAACAGCTCctatgaaaggtgctatagaaatatagttattattatgtCCCAGTTTTTTCTTGTAAAGTCCAAAGGTTATCAGAGGTCACGGTGGTAACGGTAACACTATATGTGCTGAATGGATGGTTTCATCACTTTAGTCTGACATTATGTTAATCAGAGCTTTAGAGAAGATTAAGTCGGACTGATCCTTAGAGATCCACGACTGTcagttttcctcctttttctttttcgagatctttctctctgtgcattTGAAGATATTCTAAATCTACACGAACAGAAATTAGTTTTCTCTGCTTCCCAACCTCAGTTTGGATGCTCCTCTGCTTGTTTCATCAAAGTTCTCATCAATCTGTTCCCTCATCAGGGGTGGAGGCATGTGATGTGACGTGCTGCTGAAAAACGGGCTCTGCTTTGGTCTCCGCTACATCAGAGGTAAGAGACTGAAGATCTGTGTAACGAGAAACTGTCCCTGACAGAAACATCAGACAGACTCCGGACGCGACGCTCGGACGTTTGGCAAACGCAGCACCTCAGGTGGGCTGAGTTTAAGATGATCCgatcacatttgtctgaaacTGATAGGGCTGATCAGGGGTCGCGAGTCCGGGTCACCTGGGCGTTGTGTGAGAACAGACAACCAGTGTCAATAGAAACCAATCAGCCACGACATTAGAAATAGAACGATAAGTATAaaggtgtgtatatatacatagaaCAAAATATAATCTAAAAGGATAATACACAGCAAGGGTGCTTTACATCGGACATAACATAACACACTAGGCCTCGACCTGAACAAATTTGAGTATGGGGTCCCATGCCTTATCAAACACCCCTCCTCTATCCTCATTATATATTCTCAGTCTCTCCAGGTGTAACGTGTTTGACATCCCTTTTAAACCATAAATCATACGTGGGTACAGAGTCCATTTTCCACACGCAGCCTTTTTTTCATACTTATTGGCAAGAGATAGGGATCAGGTTCCCAACGCTTCCCAAAAGCCTCCGAGAAACAATGAAATATGCTTTTCCAGTGTAAAGTTTACTGCATGACTAGAAGAATGCGTTAAATCACCCATCATAGACTTAGATCTTttacaaacaggtgaaacatcAGGTATAAGTCTATGCCTGACGTTGACCGAACattcatgtgatgttgtgttcaGTTTGTGGACTAATTGTTTCAGCACTGGAGGAACTGACTTTCAGGAGGAACAGGCGGTGCAGCTTCACTAAGGAGTGCATCAGTCTGATAAGCACCTGCTCTTGTCAGTGCGGCGTCACTTCTCACGTTTCTGCTTCTGTGTCTCGTGGGTTATTTTCTATGATGGTTTATTTTTAGACACTTTaatctcccccccccacacacacacacacatagggcAAAGAAATGTGACTGAGggttgatattttacagttttaaccATGAACTTCACAATAAATAAGtgttaatgaataaaaatacagatttagatttaaagaaaataaataaaacaccttGTGACTTTCTCTCTTCTGTAAATTCTCATTCAGGGCTGGAGCCATGGAGACAtcctctgatgaagaggaggtgcGCACCTTCGTCCAGGGCGTCAGCGAGAAGTACAACCCAGACAATTTCCCCTTTGGCCAAGGCCTGGGAGTGGTGGTTCTGTCCACCCCTTCAGGGTCTCCGGTCAAGGGTGAGAGACGATGCAGGGAGCtgtgatgcccccccccccccactgtgtTAATGAGATCTGACACCACTCGTCAAAAGTACCACATCACCATcgttttgtgttgttctttttcctGTCTGCAGATCGCGTCTTCCTGCCCAGTATTCTGGTTCTGAACTCCTGTGGGATCAGTAAAGCCGGGGACAAGTCGGACGTCGCAGCGTTCTGTGCTCACGTGGTCGAGCTGGACCTGTCCCACAATCAGCTCAATGACTGGGGAGAGGTAAAGAAGAAGATGTTGGGTGGAGTTTGACTGATAAAAGTATTTCTCAAGAAGTAGAGCAGAAACGATCttatttgtttgtgctgcatgAAACTTTCACActcaggaggttatgttttcgtccatttgtttgtcagcaggattacgcaaaaactagtGAACGGATTTAATTAATATCAaaatttttgtatatatttaatattcgtttgtgtttttcattaacGTGGGTTGCCAGATCTGCACCATCGTCTCCAACACCCCCCACCTGGACTTCCTCAACCTGAGCATGAACCCTCTGAGCGGCGCCAAGCTGGAGCCCAGCATGGCCGAGATCTTCTTCAGGGTCCGACACCTTGTCCTGATCAACACAAACGTCAGCTGGGACACcgtgcacacgctcacacaacacacaccagagtAAGTGAAACATGGGAATCGCTGTAACTGTGTCTTTGATGGAATCAGACTCAgttttcagatatgaaaatgtacagaaagTTTGATCCGGACATTATAACGGACAGCAGGAGAttgtacatttttaacaatGACCCTGCGCCTCGTCTTCCAGGCTGGAGGAGCTTTTCCTGTGCCTGAACGGCTACAACACCGTGTCAGAATCCCAGGCGTCCTGTCCATCGCTACGTCTGCTGCAGATCACAGACAATCAGCTGCAGGCCTGGACGGAGGTGAGGAAGTTTGGTCCGATGTACCCGTGTCTGACGAAGCTGGTGCTGGCCAATAACAGCGTGGAATCTGTGGGGGACACtcaggaaacactgcagcgcCTGTTCCCCAACCTGCGCAGCATCAACCTCAACAACTCAGGTCTGAGAGGGCGaacagagaaaatgtgcagTTGTCAGTGCTCGCTGCAAACGCATGTGACAGCTCTGTGATGTTGTGTGATGCAGGGCTTAGTGAATGGGAGGACATTGAGAGGCTGAATTTCTTCCCTAAGCTGGAGGAAGTCAAAGCGATGGGGATTCCTTTACTGCAGCCGTACACAACGCAAGAGAGACGCAGCCTCGTCTTAGCACAGTGAGTCGAAGGATACCTTAGTGCACATGCATGTTACACACGTGTTTTTAATGTCTTATCGTTATACTACAACATTCTACTGCTGCCCCCGCCTGCAGGCTGCCATCTGTAGTGGTGTTGAACGGGGGTTCGGTGTCtaacggagagagggaggacgcTGAGAGGTTCTTCATCAGGTTCTACCAGGACTGTCCCAAAGAGGAGCTTCCCGAGAGGTACTCAGACACACAGTATACATTCATTATACACATATTTATCAGTTTCTCAAGTAGTTAATCatgcatttgtatttatatttcatatactGCCAAAGCACtttaacagtccccttaaacgTGCAATATGTAACCTCGACCACTAGGGGtgtctcaatcaaaacaataggCGTTGAAGATGGACTTGGTCTGACTGCGACTGCAGGGGtggagtaaaaacaacacagacgtCAGGTCGAAAACGTTTTACTTCTCGTAGTGACGAGAACAGCGGATGATCTCGCAGCTCTTGCTAACTGTCAAAGCAGCGTGATTTTCCCTCATCATATGTCATttgaagttatagcagagacgggcGAGGACACAGGTAAAGTAGAAAGTATGCAATTAAAAGGGAACAATTAAACGTCCTATTAGCTCTAATcaaattgtggttttctctgtgtttgaacattgttgaCAACAGTTTGGAtaatgtcaaatgaaaaatgtaaaaagtaaaatacctGGAATCGCCTCTTGGTCCGTATCCATAGGGTCAGGGTGTCTCTGTCGTCACCTGTGAAGTCGTAACCATAGCAACGACCTCCCCCTTTTATCCTCAATACATTTACAATATGTGATATACATTTCGAAGTGCCCGCCCTCCTCGGGGCCGACATTGGTGAAATAATTGCCAACGCTCCTCACCGGCTGCATTCCACTTAACCCGGGCAGAATGTCGGAGAGGGATTTGTGAAGGAAGGTGTAGTCACCGGCTGAGGAACACTAACCTTTGGGAGACAATGCCGCTACTCTCTGTCTCCTCAATGAGGCCTTTGTGCCGGGAATTCTCTGATTGGAAAACTGAAACATGAGGTAGcaagtagatttttttttatactaatatatatatatatatatacacaggtaCAATGTCAACCTCAAACCTTAAGATGAGAGATTGATTAATAATCATGTGGAGCAGACGCAGCTCTCACGgctttaaaatgatgaattatgCTGGAAAAGGAAAAGCCGTCTTTGGATGATGAAGGTGTATTTTATAATTGTGCCGTGTTTATTTTAAGCCACGTCCAAACGGCCTCAGACGTTTTCTTTCTCCACCTTCAGCTCCGTGTCTGAAATTCTTTCCCTCCTGTCGGTAAATGTCACGTTAGTGGTTCTTGGTCCGGAGCCAGATTCTCAGGGAAGGTTCCCGAGGTTAGGGATCGCCGTGACTGCATGTGGGTGTTGTGGGAGTGTCGGACACGCTCGGTAAGCAGTGAACACACCGCTATCCGCTTTCCTTTCGTGGCCTCGCTAACCTCAGAGATCAGAGCTCTACTGGGAAGGTCGCAGCCTCTCAGGTGAACACATCTGATGCTGGATATGAGAAACTATAAACATGGCTCAAATATACAACCTTTGTCCGACTTGTAGAGACAGATGTACCTCAAAATATGAACGGTGGATAAACTGGGAAATGGTTCGAGGCTGCCGTACGAGGAAACAGAAAACGTGTCGTCTGGACAGGAAGGATTAGTTCCAAGGAAAGGGTGAAAAAGAAGGAGCGGTTTTGAAAAAACGAAATTTGAGATTGAGCGTATCCTGGAGAATAAGTAGAGAGGGAGTGAAAGGGAAACGGGGGATACCGAGTCTCGGAGGGAAGAGAGGAtatcaacatttaaactttttaagCAGCTCGTTTTTCACCAGGGGAACCGGAGAAATGGCTAAGATCTGGCCCGGATAGTTTCTGAATTAGCTCCAAAATGTCGTTTGTCGAAGGATACTGGGAAAAACAATTAGCAGGCTATACCTTGTTATCACCTGCAGCATTATTTACCAAGCTTACCACCTTTAAATGAAGCCTTTTAGCTAAATGGCTTTTCCCTAGAATGGCACTTTGTGCACCGTGGCCTTAGAGGAGAATTCCCAGGGCGCAGCAGGAGGTTTTGCCAGAGACTCCGGGTCGGGGACGGGCTTTGTGGAGGAGTtctggggagggaggggaactTGCTTTGATTGACCCAGCTGTTACCGTAGCTCTGAAAGCACAGGCCTTTTCTCCTGGATTTTATTTAATCGTTCCTGGGTCCTTATCTCAAACACGCATTCCCTGGAGGCGGCTGAGAGCTTTCTCACAGCAAGAGAGAGGCGGAcaactcagtgtttctctgcttcttcttacCTGTTTGCTCATTCTAGTTCACTTATTAGTAAAAACAACTTGAGTAGAAACACCAGAGATTTCGGGGAAAACCACAAGTTGATGTTGGAAATCGGATAAGAGATGATGCCATAAAGGCTGATTGTTGGTTGGTCAATACAAATCTGCTGATACGAACTTTTCACAGTCAGGGTCAATGTTTGCTGAtacaaaaacttttattttacagaattaactatgcagaaaacatttatgtttacagtttacattaaaaacatgtttatcttcTTAATTCCAGTTTTCTATATTTGTGAATTTTCAATCGCGAGTctgtgtcagctgtcaatcacgacccctttcaaaaacaaataaacaggaacatttgaacaaacatcagtgtgataataacgacctgaaaagacagaaaccttTGATAAGATGTActttaatgtgtactttgaccttggaggaggcagggtttatgagttgtactccagccagccaccagggggcgatccagatgattagGCTTCACTTTCAGCCTATCACCCACTTGTTGACCAATAGTCTAAACAAGTCAAATGATCAAAACCCTTTCACCGATCTAACCTGAGCCCCCCACTCTTCACAGGTACCACATCCTCGTATCCAAGTACGGTCAGCTGGCCCCACTGGCAGAGGTGGACCTGAGCCCCTCCTGCACCGTGGTGGATGTCCGCTGGGGGGAGAGGGTGGAGACGGTCAGCCTCCACCTGGAGCAGACAGTCGGCGACTTGAGGAAGCACCTCAGAGCGGTGCTGCAGCTGCCCACCAATGGGATCAGGCTCTTCTACATCAAGCGGGAGATGTTGGGACAGGAGGAGTTGAAGTGGGGCCGCCGGGCGCTCCACTCCTACCGCATCCAAGACGGAGACGAGATTCTAGTCGTGCCCAAAGTGGAAagccgctgcagctcctcagatTGAGTCCGGTTTTCAAATGAGTAGGACTTTGTGGGTTTTGGGTAATAGACACTTCCTGGATACTAAGCTTCGACTTGAGCCTTTTTGGTTGGTTGATATTTTTCAGCGTTGAATGTAAAGATGTTTGCTGTCCACCACGATGGACGAGTTCATACAGTCATATATTTGCACAGACAGTAGGAGTTCCATGTTCACACAGTGTGTAGCTTTACAGCAGTAAACATCTCATTTATCACAAACATTATACAAAAGCCTCGGTTTTCTAAAAGAAACCACAGCTgccaaaatgacaaattaacGCACAATTGCACATTCATTTTGAAAGTAAAACCACTTTATAACCTTATAATTGGTGTTTGTCCAGTTAGGatttaatccccccccccccacgtttTATCACCTGATCATTGATGAAAATATTGTGTTATAGAATATGGAGTTCCCAGAGTTCcctttcacacattttaataattatttgtgttgaggaaaatgttgacattttttttgttgttgtttaaaagaAAGATGTATGCTACAAagttggattttaaaaacatcagttGCTGCGTTCCGTAGTTTCACCGTTTGCCGAGTTTTTCTGCACCGTCATCGGCAACTCGTGTTTTCTATTAGGTTTTTTGTAGGTTTGAAGATTTAGCCGGTTTACTGCGAACTCtgaaaaatcatttttgaaTATATCTGCTCTTTAAAACACCAGAAAACGACAAAGCCTGCGGACTGCGTCTCCATGTGAACTTTCAAGATGAGGATGTTGTTATGGCCAAGAATCTGTGAATAGGGTTCAGTTCACATTACAGACTATTATGTCAgcaagaaaaataattttatacattttattttcatgcaaGGCTCAGAACAagaggctgtgttttatttctaaccTTTAATCAAGCGGAGTATCTCATGAGAATGTTGTTTTTGAGAATTTGAGTTAagtaattcaaataaaactctgCTGTGGGTAAATATCCTGGTATAACCTCCGAGCTGATGCAGAACGTTGGGGATAACGTGGAGCTGCTGCCGCTCAGTGAGGGCACCCTGGCAGAAGGTCGGGGTCTTGGGTCCgggacagagaaacagaaggagCGGTGACGCTCAGGTTACCGCTCAGGTCTTCTGGCTCTTCTGTCCAGCCCATGAATGGAGCGGCTCTCTGTCCCAGCAGCTGAGAAACGTTGAGGCCCCGTCGGTATGGTAACCACACACCGGCCACTGTGTCACGGACACTTCCGCCGTATTTAGGTTAGAATGGGTTCAACCAACAGGCTCTTGACCCTCGGCCGTTCACCTCACTGTGTCCTTCACGTCCGCCCCACAAACCTGACACTCGCTGTCTCACAGGAGGTGAGCTTGTGAACTTCTTCGTCACCGGCCTTTTTAGCTTTATTGACTCATGAACATCGTTACACCGCACGGAATACAGGCAAAACATACAATATTACTAGAAGGttactcagtagagctcatacctccgccaagacccaacagtcccctaaatatgagAAGAAATCATTAGTTTTGTCATAATTGTGTTGAcgaacaaacaaatagacagggGAGGAAACATAACCTGCATGGCTGAGgtaataacagtaaaaaaaatatgtagatAAACCCCTCACCCCCTGTGCTGCATGATGAAAGTGCAGTAAAGCTGGTTATCATCACGACTCAGCtgactgctgttgtgtttgctgtatTTGCTCGACTGCAGATGTGTGATGTACCACAGCTCTGACGGTTGCTCGTCATTATCACCTCTTGagcctgtttgaaatgtgttcTCCTGAGCTTGTGGCCAAAGTAGGCAGTGAACggtggaaacaaaaaaataaacatttacagtgGCTGTAAGTAGATCAAACCACTTTCCAGTTCACTGAACCTGCACAACCTCACCCAGCCCGCCGGGACTCGAtgtacatgaaaacacaaatcgAGTTTTAGACCAAGAAATTCAAATTACAAATACTGACAAACCCCTGAGCTCTTTTCTAGAGGGTTGTATGTCTCAAACATCTGGTTTCCTCCCTCAGTCCAATGTCGGACAGGTCTGGTTGATCCGAGGTTCTAGATGAAGTGTATACTGAAGGTGTTTTCGTGCATGCAGAGATGTGTTCTAGCAACGACCTGGATGTGCGTAGCTCAAACTTGACTGTGAGCTTCAACTGCGTTTGTTCATGTGAATTGTCGTGAAGCTTTAAATGCCGGCGTTTATGTTTAGAGGCCACGAAGGTGCCAGGATGAAATCTTTCTGTCCAGATGAAGCAAGTGTTTTGCCTCGTGTCAAAACCACGTGAAAATATGTTGAAATGCTGTGTCGGCCTGAAAGTGCTGTCGCTATCACTCCTCTAACAGACTTTCTTGGTGTAGTAGATAACTGGAGATCTCTTCTGGGTGTTTTCTGACTCACTTGTACGATACTATATTATGACAGAGTGGATACATGGGAAATTATGGGATTGTTTTGCATGTTCTTATATTTCCTGATATACggtatttgatttaaattgtgTGTGAGATGCGTCCTTTCAGGGAAACAAGTTGTTAATGGGCATTATTTgtgattttgacattttttaaatatctgtgcTTCTCATCCTCAGCTTTATTCCTCGTTAATaccaaatacaaatattattgcGCGTGAAAAAGACTATAAAATAATTGCTGGGTTTGTGCTGTTTAGTACATGGTGTTTAATTTATGTCACGTTTTCATTCTGTAGTTTGTGTATCTTTCTTGAGATTATATGGCCGTTTCTTCACCTGTACTGTGTCCTGGTGATTTCACTTCtcctaaaataataaatattacagTTCACaacattgttgtatttttatggTTCAGGAGCACAgacatgtaaataaagatggacgatgcttctccacttcctcccactgtccagaaatgaagccattCTCCTGATTTGATCACTGCAATCTTGCgccgatgacgtcatttggagccagagcctgCACATTAGTGATCGGGGGTGGAGCCACGGTATTGAGTTCAAGCCGGTACATGcactcaaccaatcgtgagtctgtctcggctgtcaatcatgacgttatTACATCAAATAGCTACTTTACAAATTTACTGTAAAACTAGAAGTATCTAAAATgacataaatgaaaaaacattattaacCTGGTTGACGAATCAGGTTTGAAGCTACACTCACATGACGTTATTTTAAAACGTATCAAATGCGTAATTGCTGCAAAAATTGCTTTAGTCAACCACTGCAGATCTTTTCAAAGACCTGATTGAAAGACGAGCTGTAGAGTAGGACAACCAGGTGACAGAATAATTCTTGTTGGAGGCAGCATTGTGACCAGAATGCTCAGCTCTGTTTCACACACTGAATGCTTGGCTGTGGAGAAGATTGGATTGTGCAGATCTTCTCTCTTTCTGGCAGGCGTGATTCGGTCGCCCCGCAAAGAGTCCATTCCATACGTGTCAGGCGGTGTTGAGTTTCTGGGGCATTCCctttattttttcccctcctcctcttccaacaGCATAGCTCTAATCCTGAGTGCGATATCTATGCCACCCACCCCTCAGCACACCGTCAACAGCAGCACCCAGTTCGGGAGCTGAGGAGCCAACGGACCGTTCAGTCACGACGGTGCTCCTGACATTTTTGACTTTAATTGTATTAAGAAGCAGATCTGACGTTGATTCAGGAAAACAGTACAAGCTCTTCAGTTACCACCCGGGTCTGGAATAATAAATATCTCCTTCAAGTTTagacttttttcagttttgatgtAGCTCCACCAACAGGACAAAGTTTAGTGAAATATCTTAGTTCGATTTATGTGGACTTTATTCATCCAAAGATAATGAATCTGAATGTATATTggttatatttttgttattccAAAAGCAGCATTATATTTACAAAGTCACAAATGAATCCAGATTTCAAGCCACAATGCTTATTCAAAAAAACACCAATAGATTGACAGGTCCTATGATGACAGATGAACCTGAGCATGTTGActttagcatttagcttaaCACGCATTGACCAGGCAGGTTCCACATAGACATTGACCCCAGTGGAGAGTTATGGACATTGTATATAAATACGATAAATACGAATTTTGACTGCTGGGTCATAATGGGGCCTTCCTCAAAAGCCACTGCAGTTCCTGTGTGGATCAAAACCAGTTTCACAATATGTCAATCCAAGAACATGGCTATAACCCAACTGTCATTGAGCCTGGAGGTGTTCGCTAATGGAAGGTCAGACTTATCTAGGAGGAGGGATGTGGTTGCATTGTATTAATCACACCTAGCGCCTTCTTACGTAAAAAGGACCTGGTTGCGCAGTTGGAACTCTGATCTGCCCCATTGCATTATGAAGTGGGAGTTGGGGGCAGGGGGGCTGAACAGCGCCCATTGTGTGCTGAGGTGAAGGGGCCGTTGGGGCAAGAAGGTTTGGGTTACTGGAAGCAGGTTCAACCTTGTGAATGGgatggaaggagaggagggcagGGCAGAGCCAACCGCTGGGCATAGGGGTTGAATTAGAGTGGTCCACTCCACGGATTAGGTGACGGCCGCACAGAGCTCAACTGGTTTCCAGTCCAGGACCTTCTTTGTGAAGGTCAGGCTTGATGGATTCTCCAGAACTTGTGATAGCGTGCCACTGTTCCCACACAGTACCGTCCTGCTGCAGGGAAACCTTTGATGCAATTTTCCTGTTTCAtggaaacaatttaaaaagtggCTCCCCAATCAATGGGGCTCAAGAGTCGTGTTTATATAAACTGAGTTCAAGGTGGCAGGTCCTTCCCATTCACTGTTCATTGGACAAATCCAGTtcagggatggaaggaaggGAGTTTGAATCACACTGTGTGATGCATTCTGGGACTTTGTGACATCATGATGTCTAACAATCACTTGTAAGCAGACTAAACTATCGAGGGAATCAAACTTTTTTGCCATCTCATTATTAAGTTTCCGCAGTTATGATTGGCTCTAGCTATCCAATGTCTTATTTGACCGTTGGTGCAGAACATCTTTTtcccattaaaacaaaatgatgctCTCAATccaaaaatagtttttgtgttgCCAGGTGATGACTCTGTGGATTAGTCACGACAAGCGACTCCTTTGACCTATGACACATCAGCATTTGATATGCTGATAAGACTCATTAACGGGGCTTCAAGTTGACCACCCAAgttcagagaagagaaaaggagcaaTATActcattatgttttactttcCGGTTGAATTGTCCTGCGTCATAGGGAATGGGAACGCAAAGGGTGCATGTGCGAGAAATTCAAGTGTATCATCTTGGTCT
The Hippoglossus stenolepis isolate QCI-W04-F060 chromosome 15, HSTE1.2, whole genome shotgun sequence DNA segment above includes these coding regions:
- the LOC118121910 gene encoding tubulin-specific chaperone cofactor E-like protein; the encoded protein is METSSDEEEVRTFVQGVSEKYNPDNFPFGQGLGVVVLSTPSGSPVKDRVFLPSILVLNSCGISKAGDKSDVAAFCAHVVELDLSHNQLNDWGEICTIVSNTPHLDFLNLSMNPLSGAKLEPSMAEIFFRVRHLVLINTNVSWDTVHTLTQHTPELEELFLCLNGYNTVSESQASCPSLRLLQITDNQLQAWTEVRKFGPMYPCLTKLVLANNSVESVGDTQETLQRLFPNLRSINLNNSGLSEWEDIERLNFFPKLEEVKAMGIPLLQPYTTQERRSLVLAQLPSVVVLNGGSVSNGEREDAERFFIRFYQDCPKEELPERYHILVSKYGQLAPLAEVDLSPSCTVVDVRWGERVETVSLHLEQTVGDLRKHLRAVLQLPTNGIRLFYIKREMLGQEELKWGRRALHSYRIQDGDEILVVPKVESRCSSSD